The genomic segment TGCCGTAATGTAGCGCGCAGGTCGCCACTAGGATAGTCGCGGCAAGGACCAACTGGTCTGAGATGCGAAGTTGCATACCATGGTGGTAGCGATACAACACGATTAGCGGCCAGTGGACCAGATACATCGAGTAGGACACCCGGCCCAGCCAAATACTCAGTGGATTTTCCATCAGCGCGCGGGGTGTTCGCGCTAGGCCCGTGCGCGTGGTCCCGGCCAGCAGCATCAGCGCGGTTCCCGTGGTAGGTAGCAATACTGCCCAGCCAGGAAATCGGGTTGCTTCATCAAAGGAGAATACACTCGCACCGATGCAGCTCAGCCCCAGCCAGAAACTGGCGCTTGGCAGCCACGTTGAGCGCGCGAATACCGTGTGTGTCAGTGCGCTGGAGAGTGGGATGATCAGAGCGCCAAGAGAGAATTGGAACACTCTGAACGGCAGGAGATAGAACGCGGCGGATGGATTAACGGTTGAGTACACGACGCACAGTGCAGCACCCGCAAACGTGATCAGTGTGAGAGACGCGCCAAACGGAATGCGCTTCCGCAGTGTCAGCAGCCACGTGATCAGTGCGGGCCAGAACAGGTAAAACTGTTCTTCGACGCCCAGCGACCAGGTATGTAACAGAGGCTTCAGTTCCGAGGCTGCGTCCCAGTATCCGGATTCCGCGTAGAACACGACATTTGACACACTGAACAGCGCGGCCGCGGCCGAGCGCGCGAATGGCGTCATGTCCTCGGGTGTCAGGATGAATGAGGCACCCAGCAAAGTGACTGCGACGGTCGCGATCAACGGTGGCAGGAGGCGCCTTATTCTCCGCGCATAAAAATCTGTAAACCGGAATGACTCGTTTTCATGGCCTTGCTTGATGATCGCGGTGATGAGAAAGCCGGAGATCACGAAGAACACGTCGACGCCGACGTACCCGCCCTGAAAACCGGCTACGCCGAGGTGGAATACAACGACACACAGCACGGCGATCGCTCTGAGACCATCTATGTCGGCGCGATAGTTCACCGCTTGTGCAACCCCGAAGGAAAAGTGTTGATTGGTGGACTCGTATGCTTGTTATATAAGGTGATAGCGGGTTAGCTTACAACAAAGAGAGGGTTATTTCGCCCCGAGCCCCCGTGTTTGGCGCGCAGTCAACAGCATGGGTCTACCTCAAGTGATGGAATAAGTGGAGTAGCAACTGATGCGTATTGGTGTGTTTTCAGGCACGACCCCGGCGGTGGGAAGCAGTCTTAAGGAATTGGTTGCGTTTGCACAGGATGCAGAAGCGCGCGGTTTCGACAGCGTCTGGCTGCCCAATATTTTCGGTGTCGATGCTGTGGGCGCTTGCGCTATCGTCGGCTGGGAGACAGAGCGCATTGAATTGGGTACGGCGGTCACGCCCACCTATCCGCGCCACCCGGCGGCTCTCGCTCAGCAGTCCCTGACGACACAGATGGCCTGCGATGGTCGGTTTGCTCTGGGTATCGGGTTATCGCACCAGGTCGTGATTGAGGGCATGTTGGGTATGTCCTATGACAAGCCCGCACGCCACATGGCGGAATACCTCAAGATTATCGCGCCACTATTGCGCGGCGAGGCGGTGGATTTTGAAGGGGAGCAGCTCACGGCCAAGTTGGCCATGGGCTTGCCTGATCTGCCTCCTGTACCCCTGTTAGTTGCTGCGCTGGGGCCAACTATGCTCAAACTGGCTGGCGCGTATTCTGAGGGTACGACAACGTGGATGACTGGTCCTCGCACGATCGCTGAGTATATTGCGCCTGGCATTAATGCTGCTGCGGCAGAGGCGGGCAGGCCCGCGCCCCGAATCGTCTGTGGCCTGCCAATTTGTCTGACGAACGATGTGGATGGCGCTCGCGAAATGATCAGCAAGACGCTGCAGGTTTACGGTATGTTGCCATCCTACCGGGCGATGCTCGATCGGGAAGGTGTCGCGGGGCCTGCGGAGCTGTCGATTATTGGTGACGAGGCTGACCTTCGAGCGGCGCTGAGCGGGCTGCGTGATGCAGGTGTAACCGATTTTAACGCAGCCGTGATGACCCATGGCGATGCCCGTCTTGAGCCATTGCTGGAATTGCTGCAATCGGAGCTGTCGTGTCAACGGGATTGAGCGTGCTGAACCGGCATATTCGGATGCTCGTACTATCCGAAAAATGCGCCGGCGATTCAGTATTCTGAGTACAATGAAGCGCGTAATAGCCGATTGACGCGCTTTATTCGCGTGGATATGCAGGCGTTGTTGTGCAGTAGCCTTCGCAGACTGGACAGGCCGTTCTTGGTGGCGAGCGCCGTCGCTTTTTAGAGAATTATGTAGCCGCCCGGTGCCCGGATGGGCCAGACCACGAAGGCGTACGATGGCGACGCGCAGGGCGCTAGAACAGTCGCCAGGCGCCTGACTTTGATCATACATTATGACAGTGTTTAATCTTGGTTCGTTGATTATAGATCACGTTTATCGTGTTCCGCGCTTCGTGCAGCCCGGTGAAACGCTTGCGACCGAGCGCTACACACGCTTCGTCGGTGGTAAAGGATTAAACCAGTCGCTGGCACTCGCGCGGGCCGGTGTCAGTGTTTGCCATGCCGGCTGTATCGGGAGTGATGGTGAAATATTGCGTCAGACGCTGGTGGAGGCCGGCGTGGATGTGAGTTTGCTGCGGCGTGTTGATCAACCCAGTGGCAGTGCGGTTGTGCAGGTCGACCGATCGGGTGAAAACTGTATTCTACTTCATACGGGGGCCAACGACTGCGTCGATCCTGCCATGCTTGCGGAGATATTGGTGGAGGCGGCGCCCGGTGACTGGATTTTGATGCAGCACGAGACGCCCTGTGTGGCAGATATGATTTGCGCCGCGTCCGCGGCGGGACTGGTGGTGGCACTGAATCCGGCACCCATGGTGCCAGCAATCATTCACTACCCTCTGCACTTGCTGGATTATCTAGTGGTAAATGAAGCGGAAGGCAGGCAACTGACGGGGGAGGCCGAGCCCACCGCGGTTCTAGCGGCTCTGGCGGACCGCCTGCCCAAGTGTCATACGGTGCTGACGCTCGGTGCAGCCGGGGCGATGTACTGCGGCCCCGAGGGTGAGTGCCGGGTGCCGGCGGACCGGGTAAATGCGGTGGATACCACGGGTGCGGGCGATACGTTCATAGGGTTTTTCCTCGCGGCGCGCATCGCGGGAAAAACAGTAGAGGCCAGTCTGTTATGGGCCTGTCGTGCCGCGGCAGTGTGCGTGCAACAGGAGGGCGCTGCGCCGTCCATTCCGTACCGTGAGGCGGTTGATGCTTAGGTGGCGTTAAAGGCAATGGCTCCCGGTGCGCGGTGACACGTGTGCAGGCAAGCTTGCCGCACTGCAATGGCGGCGTGGAAAATCGTTACTGTGGCAGCCACGCTGGTTATGCCTGCTCCTCGATTTTTTTGCGGCTTCCAATTTCCCGGTCTTGCAGCAGTAGTCTATCTCTGTGGGCCGTTCTGGGTAGGCTGCCCCTGTGTAGCAGGCCCAATAGCTACCGAGCAGATAAGCGGTTGTGCA from the Candidatus Marimicrobium litorale genome contains:
- a CDS encoding acyltransferase family protein; translation: MCVVVFHLGVAGFQGGYVGVDVFFVISGFLITAIIKQGHENESFRFTDFYARRIRRLLPPLIATVAVTLLGASFILTPEDMTPFARSAAAALFSVSNVVFYAESGYWDAASELKPLLHTWSLGVEEQFYLFWPALITWLLTLRKRIPFGASLTLITFAGAALCVVYSTVNPSAAFYLLPFRVFQFSLGALIIPLSSALTHTVFARSTWLPSASFWLGLSCIGASVFSFDEATRFPGWAVLLPTTGTALMLLAGTTRTGLARTPRALMENPLSIWLGRVSYSMYLVHWPLIVLYRYHHGMQLRISDQLVLAATILVATCALHYGIEQRFYRRHKNSDKEVSAVSDKRFALRTVGVSVFLALIAANAWLSNGWGWRFPTIHLSTDQIEAGKQTRFDKVGKACRLANLTAASCNMEAELQIMVLGNSSEVDGYNFMSAAYGDDSNVNLILFGSTNRCAPMRGVSTRFVTDNANCQHALDTLFEPAFLEQLDIIVYAVNQPYAANKTLFLQILQTLKEARPALTIVTFGGYINTVRHCTHYINKTGTTDSCAAQENVSYFADKFMEEPLHKAFYNLESYYIDRVALLCRNRVLETCRTRTSDDTPALYDRVHYSLPFSEMSGRLFARQHPNLLTKLIDRPTPKD
- a CDS encoding TIGR03564 family F420-dependent LLM class oxidoreductase; its protein translation is MRIGVFSGTTPAVGSSLKELVAFAQDAEARGFDSVWLPNIFGVDAVGACAIVGWETERIELGTAVTPTYPRHPAALAQQSLTTQMACDGRFALGIGLSHQVVIEGMLGMSYDKPARHMAEYLKIIAPLLRGEAVDFEGEQLTAKLAMGLPDLPPVPLLVAALGPTMLKLAGAYSEGTTTWMTGPRTIAEYIAPGINAAAAEAGRPAPRIVCGLPICLTNDVDGAREMISKTLQVYGMLPSYRAMLDREGVAGPAELSIIGDEADLRAALSGLRDAGVTDFNAAVMTHGDARLEPLLELLQSELSCQRD
- a CDS encoding ribokinase encodes the protein MTVFNLGSLIIDHVYRVPRFVQPGETLATERYTRFVGGKGLNQSLALARAGVSVCHAGCIGSDGEILRQTLVEAGVDVSLLRRVDQPSGSAVVQVDRSGENCILLHTGANDCVDPAMLAEILVEAAPGDWILMQHETPCVADMICAASAAGLVVALNPAPMVPAIIHYPLHLLDYLVVNEAEGRQLTGEAEPTAVLAALADRLPKCHTVLTLGAAGAMYCGPEGECRVPADRVNAVDTTGAGDTFIGFFLAARIAGKTVEASLLWACRAAAVCVQQEGAAPSIPYREAVDA